Below is a window of Allomuricauda ruestringensis DSM 13258 DNA.
ACTCAGCGACGGACAATTACAACGGGTTCTCGTAGCGCGGGCCATGGCACAGGACACCGCTTTGATTTTGTTGGATGAACCAACCACCCATTTGGACCTCTATCACAAAGTGCAAATCCTGAAAATGCTTCAAGAATTGGCACACGATAAACAGAAAACCATCCTGTTCACCACCCACGAAATTGAACTGGCCATTCAGTTATGTGACCGCATATTGATTCTGGACGGAAAAGACCATCCTTTCGGAGACCCTTGTCAATTGATTGAGCAAAAACATTTTGACCGTTTGTTTCCATCGGAAATGGTACAGTTTGATGCCAAAACAGGTTCGTTTAAGGTGAATAAGTAAATTTAGAACCGATAGAAATCCCGTCAGCTCAAGTTCAAGTGTAAAGGGAAGAGAACCAAGACCCAAGAGACAAAACTCCATGCATCGTGCTTCGGACATCCGACCTATGGACTAAGTTATTGGGTTATTCATTTGTTCAGTTATTCAGTTACTGCGGACTGTCAACTGCTACTGCTTACTGCGAACTGACATCGGACATCTGACATCGGACAAGCTCAGCATTCATCTGCATTCCAAATTTCAACATTTATTTTGTGGATCTCTGCTTTCGCAGAAATGACATTTTATCTTTGTAATCCTTTATCTTTATCCTTCAGAAACTTTTTCATGAGCACGGAACTTATCTATGTTATTATTGGCATCATCACATTGGTCGTTGGGCTTTTTGCGGGCATGTACATTCAAAAACTAAAAACCAAATCCACCGAAAGTGTTTGGGGCGAGAGGGAACAACAATTTAACGCTACCATCAAATCCTTGAACGATAAATTATTGCAAAGCGACGAGGAGCAAAAACAACTCCAGCACGAAAAAGAACAACAAAGCAATCAATTGGTTCGCTACCAAGCAGACTTGGAAAACCTTCAGCTCAAAAACAAAGAGCAAAAGGAAGAGGTTGAAAAGCTACAGGAAAAGTTCACCAAGGAATTTGAAAACTTGGCCAATAAGATTTTGGACGAAAAAAGCGAAAAATTCACCAAAAGCAACAAAGAGAACATTGAAAATATCCTGACTCCCCTCAACAAAAAAATAAAAGAGTTTGAGGAGAAAGTAGAGAAATCACAAAAGGAAAACATTAGTATTCACTCTGCTTTAAAAGAGCAATTGCTCACCTTACAGACCCAAAACCTTAAAATAACCCAAGAGGCCGAAAACCTAACAAAAGCCCTAAAAGGAGATAGTAAAATGCAGGGAAATTGGGGGGAATTGGTTTTGGAACGCGTTTTGGAAAAATCTGGTTTGGAGAAAGATAGAGAATACAGCGTACAACAAAGCTTTAAGCGCACGGATGGCACAAGAGTTTTGCCCGATGTTATTATTCACTTACCCGACGGCAAAAAAATGGTGGTGGATTCCAAGGTTTCCTTAACCGATTATGAACGCTACACCAATGCCGAAGAAGAGGATAGACCCAAATTCCTAAAGGACCATATCAACTCCTTGCGCAGACACGTGGAACAGCTTTCGGCTAAAAAATACGAAGACCTCTACGAAATGGAAAGTCCTGATTTTGTTTTGATGTTCGTACCGATTGAACCTGCATTTGCAGTTGCCATAAATGAAGATGTATCACTGTACAATAAAGCTTTTGAGCAAAATATCGTTATTGTTACACCTTCTACCCTATTGGCCACGCTACGCACCATTGATTCTATGTGGAGTAACGAAAAACAGCAAAGAAACGCCATGGAAATTGCAAGACAAGCTGGAGGCTTATACGACAAATTTGTTGGTTTGATAAATGACTTGGATTCGGTTGGAAAAAGCATTAAAAAGTCTCAAGATTTTTATGTTGGAGCCATGAAAAAGCTTTCTGAAGGAGATGGAAATTTGGTTAGAAGAGTTGAAAAGCTAAAGAAAATGGG
It encodes the following:
- the rmuC gene encoding DNA recombination protein RmuC, coding for MSTELIYVIIGIITLVVGLFAGMYIQKLKTKSTESVWGEREQQFNATIKSLNDKLLQSDEEQKQLQHEKEQQSNQLVRYQADLENLQLKNKEQKEEVEKLQEKFTKEFENLANKILDEKSEKFTKSNKENIENILTPLNKKIKEFEEKVEKSQKENISIHSALKEQLLTLQTQNLKITQEAENLTKALKGDSKMQGNWGELVLERVLEKSGLEKDREYSVQQSFKRTDGTRVLPDVIIHLPDGKKMVVDSKVSLTDYERYTNAEEEDRPKFLKDHINSLRRHVEQLSAKKYEDLYEMESPDFVLMFVPIEPAFAVAINEDVSLYNKAFEQNIVIVTPSTLLATLRTIDSMWSNEKQQRNAMEIARQAGGLYDKFVGLINDLDSVGKSIKKSQDFYVGAMKKLSEGDGNLVRRVEKLKKMGAKAKKDMPENYLKRAQKDDFEELN